The Pseudodesulfovibrio sediminis genome includes the window AGGACGCCGGGCCGGAGCTGGGGCAACACAGCGGATCGCTTTTCGCCGGAGCCTGTCACTTTGTTGAATATGCCTTCATCCAGAACAACGGGCCGGGTGGCCCAGCGTGAGTCCTGCCATGAACCGACGAAGACTGAGCCATCGCCTTGCTGTTGCCATATGTAGTCCTGAATTCCGAAAATCGCGCCCAGAGAATCAACCCCATGAAAGCCGCTGCCAAGGGCATAAAATGCCGGGACACGCTTTTCGGCATAGGGCTTTTCAGGGACAACGAACCGTAGGCCGGTCCGGTCCGCATACCATTGCGTGACTTCCTGCAAGGTGGGGTGGCGAAGGGCTGCCGGAAGGGGCGCATACAGGGCGGCGGTCAGCTCCCGGCAACGGATCCGTTGTTGCTGGCCGTCCACGATCTCGCTGGTCCGGATCACGCCGATAAAATAGACCTGGTCCCGGTCCTGGGTGGAGTAGCCGACCTCCAGCCGGACGATGCCGTGCAGAGGTTCAGGGCTTTGTACTTGAAACACCGCCCGGCCAGGGGAGTAAAGGGAGAGCAGGACGTCTTCCTCCACCAGCTTGACCGGCGTGTCATTGATGAAAAGGGTTTTGCGTAATTTCATGCCAGGAAATCATCCATGAATTTAAGGATTCGTTCCAGGCCGGTCAAAGGCTCGGCAATGGCTTCGGCGGTCCCGGCTACTTCCGTTATTTCGTCCGTTGCCTTGCCCTGGCTTGTCTGAACCACGGAGGCCGATTTCGTCTCCCGCTGCTCAACTCGTTCAGGGTTGGACAGGTACTCCTTCAGAGTGAAAGACACGTCCCAGGCATGCAGCCCGTCTTTTTCCTGCCAACTGAACCCCTCGGCAAAGCGAACCTGTCGGATGCCTGCCACATTGGCGGTCCGGTTGGTGATGGTGTAGACCTTCCGCGTTCCGTTCTTTTTGGCTTCAGCCACACGGATGAGCTGTTTCAGGTCCGTCTCATTGGTGAAAGGGATGACGAGGGAAACCGGCAGCTTCTTGGCCTTGGTTCCCTTGTCCACTTCGTCGGTACTGCTCGTCTCGCCCGAAGCGTCCGAGGCACGGATATCCATGCTTCCGCCTATCTTCAGGCTCTTGCCTGGTACGTCATATTGATCCAGCCGAAGAAAGCTCATATGCCTAACAGCTCCCGGAAAAAGGTCATGTGTTCAGCAGTCCCGATCCATGCACACACGGCGGCCAGCTTGTAGCCCTCGACCGGCGGTCGAAGTTCGACCAGTTGCCGGTGAATGCTGCCGCTGTTGCCGTTCAGGACAAGTCCCTTGCCTGCGCCGCCCTGAATCACGTCCTGCAATGTGGTCCAGTCTGTTTCCAGCTGTTCAAGGAGGGCCTTCTTTTTGTCGATGAGCGCGGCCAGCTCGTCTTCTGGTCGCACGGCCTCGATGGCGTATCCTTCGCCTAGGGCAACCTGCGCGCCCAGAGTTGTGCCCATGTCTTTGGCGCGTTCATGTCGGCGTGGATCCTGCCCACGCCATGCCGGATGTACCGGCCCGGTGGTCTGGATCATTTTGTCTTGTTCAAGGGTTGCCAGTTGTCCGGCGCGCCGTTCTGCGAGCTGCAGCTCCGAGACGGGGAAAACAGTGTTGAACGCATTCAGTGTCTCCACGAAGTCGGTATGCTCAACGCCGCGCAACATGAGGAGCACTGCTTGCAGCGTGTCCTCGCCAGGAGAGTCCATAGGGTCAGCGAGCTTGGCCGCCATTCCCTCTGCAGCCTGTTGTGGCGTCAGATAGGCGTAGTCACCGCGCCGGTCACCCAGCGGGTGGATATACGGATGCACACACACGAATCGGCCACCGGCCTGCAGCAGCCCCTCCATGGACGTCCGCAGAGCGGCCACGCCGGAAGCTGTTGTCGCAACAGGGTTGGTGGAAATAGCCACGGATCCTTTCACCGCGTTCAGCCGCGCCGTGCTGTTGTCCAGTTCTCCGGGGGCAACTGCATGGCAATCCTGCAGACCTTCGTGGACGGCCTGCAGGGGTTGTGGAGTTGTAAAAGTAATGTCTGTCCAGGGCATGGTTATTCCTTGTTCCAGAAGCACCACCCGAAGGTGCGGACAGTTGCCCATACTATCCAGGCCACCACCGGCTTGCCCTGATCTTTGATGCATTCGCGTAGTATCCAATCGGCGTCTGAGCGGGAATAGCCCAGCGCATAGGCGATATCGTGCTGGTTGCAACAGCCCTCGAAGGACGTCCTCCAGGGAAGGCCAGTGCAGCCGTTGGTGCTAGGCGACATAGGACACCTGCATGCCGTCTATGGCCGCAACCTTCTCGGCGTCGGTCTTGGAGTCATCGTCGCGGATTTTGTCAAGCTCCGCTTGGTAGTTCCTGCGCTGCCGGGCAACGATGCCGGAGAGGGTGGACCAAGCTACGTCGTTTGCAATGATTTTGGCGGCCAAGGCATTTTTTCCCTCGGCGGTCTCGGTTGTGGCATCAAGCCAGGGGGTTGTCTCTGTGGAGTTGTGATTTTCATGTGCCTCAGCCTCCTTGAGCTGCTTGGCCCATGATGTCTGTTCGAATGCGCCGTACTTAATGGCGTGCGGCTCCAGGGCCGCGTCCGAACCGGACACGATCTCGCCCTGCCTGCTTGCGTAGGCGGCATCCAGGTCAATGTTCCACTCCGATCCGTTCCAGATGGAGAACTGCTCATGGGGCGGCTCCAAGGGGGTGTAGTTCTCAGGAACATCCGCACCCTCGGAAAAGTATTTCACGGCCAGATTGCCGGTGTGCCAATGCGGCACCTTGGCAACGGGGTTCGGGTAGCTGATGACCAGCCAACCGTTCGCCTCGGTTTCCATCGGGCTGCCCTGGTCGTGCGTATTGGGGTCGCCGGAAAACGGCTCGCGCCGCACCGGTATCGTGCCGACCTTTGCCAACCGCGAAAGCCAATCCGCTTCGGGCTCACCGTCCCTGCGGTTCAGGTAGTTCGCGGGAATGGTCGAACCGTCGAACTCAAAGTCCGAAGCCTGGCCGACATCACCATTGGGAAATCTGATTTTAGTCACGTTCATGGAGTCCTCG containing:
- a CDS encoding DNA-binding protein; this translates as MSFLRLDQYDVPGKSLKIGGSMDIRASDASGETSSTDEVDKGTKAKKLPVSLVIPFTNETDLKQLIRVAEAKKNGTRKVYTITNRTANVAGIRQVRFAEGFSWQEKDGLHAWDVSFTLKEYLSNPERVEQRETKSASVVQTSQGKATDEITEVAGTAEAIAEPLTGLERILKFMDDFLA
- a CDS encoding RuvA C-terminal domain-containing protein; its protein translation is MSPSTNGCTGLPWRTSFEGCCNQHDIAYALGYSRSDADWILRECIKDQGKPVVAWIVWATVRTFGWCFWNKE